A region of candidate division TA06 bacterium DNA encodes the following proteins:
- the yajC gene encoding preprotein translocase subunit YajC has translation MGQPGAPAAGQQSGGGLLGLLPIVIMFVIIYVLLILPQQRQQKKHAQMLKSLQKGDKVIAAGGIHGTVVGVDDTRNVVVVKIDENVKIEVQKSTVTVKLEK, from the coding sequence ATGGGGCAGCCGGGCGCCCCGGCTGCTGGACAGCAAAGCGGCGGCGGTTTGCTGGGTTTGCTGCCCATCGTCATCATGTTTGTCATCATCTACGTTTTGCTGATTCTTCCCCAGCAGCGTCAGCAGAAGAAACACGCCCAGATGCTGAAAAGCCTGCAGAAGGGCGACAAGGTCATCGCCGCAGGCGGGATCCACGGAACCGTGGTCGGGGTTGACGACACCCGCAACGTGGTGGTGGTCAAGATCGACGAGAACGTCAAGATAGAAGTGCAAAAGTCCACGGTCACTGTCAAACTGGAAAAGTAA
- a CDS encoding cytidine deaminase, whose protein sequence is MIQKKKISQTELISAAKKAKEKAYAPYSKFKVGAALLAKSGQVYTGCNVENASYGLTCCAERNAVFQAVGRGERDFIAIAIVSDSPEPTAPCGACRQVLNEFAPDLEVIMAGKKVSMKTSLKKLLPLAFGPSSLKNNKQ, encoded by the coding sequence ATGATACAAAAGAAAAAAATAAGCCAAACCGAGTTGATCTCAGCCGCAAAAAAAGCCAAAGAGAAGGCCTATGCACCGTATTCAAAGTTCAAGGTGGGCGCGGCCCTGCTGGCCAAAAGCGGGCAGGTCTACACCGGCTGCAATGTGGAGAACGCATCCTACGGGCTGACCTGCTGTGCCGAGCGCAATGCCGTGTTCCAAGCGGTGGGGCGGGGGGAGAGAGATTTCATCGCCATCGCCATTGTCTCCGATTCCCCGGAACCTACCGCACCCTGCGGGGCCTGCCGTCAGGTGCTGAACGAGTTTGCCCCCGACCTGGAAGTGATAATGGCCGGGAAGAAAGTATCCATGAAGACTTCGCTGAAGAAACTCCTGCCTCTGGCCTTTGGACCAAGTTCATTAAAAAACAATAAACAATAA
- a CDS encoding phosphopentomutase, whose product MKRAILIILDGCGAGELPDAADFGDRGSNTLGNLSRAVPGGLTLPNLQAMGLGNIIDIKGLPPNPSSQGCWGKLTERSKGKDSTFGHWEIAGLVTEKPLPTYPAGFPPEIIDPFKKAIGRDILANQVASGTVIIKELGDQHVKTGFPIVYTSADSVFQVACHEGIVPLEQLYEWCQKARDILTGEHAVGRVIARPFTGTTGNYQRVGGHRKDFSLKPFKSTVLDWVKKSGLQVMGVGKINDLFAGQGLTQSIHTDDNRDGMEKILKALSGLKHGLLMANLVDFDMSWGHRNDVLGFYKGLQDFDAWLPELLKVMTGDDLLLITADHGNDPTTPSTDHSREYTPLLAYSPGIKAGVDLGTRKSFADIAATLAEIFGIDGTGQGTSFWPEIIF is encoded by the coding sequence ATGAAAAGGGCCATTCTGATAATCCTGGACGGCTGCGGAGCGGGGGAACTGCCCGATGCCGCCGATTTCGGCGACCGGGGCAGCAATACGCTGGGCAACCTTTCCCGGGCGGTCCCCGGCGGGCTGACCCTGCCCAACCTGCAGGCAATGGGGCTGGGCAATATAATTGATATCAAAGGCCTTCCCCCAAATCCCTCGTCCCAGGGCTGCTGGGGCAAACTGACCGAACGCTCCAAGGGCAAGGACTCCACCTTCGGGCACTGGGAGATTGCAGGACTGGTCACCGAAAAGCCATTGCCCACCTACCCTGCCGGGTTCCCGCCGGAGATCATAGATCCCTTCAAAAAGGCCATAGGCCGGGACATTTTGGCCAACCAGGTGGCCTCTGGAACCGTGATCATCAAAGAACTGGGGGACCAGCACGTCAAGACCGGATTCCCCATAGTCTACACCTCGGCCGACAGCGTGTTTCAGGTCGCCTGCCACGAGGGAATAGTCCCCCTGGAGCAGCTTTATGAATGGTGCCAGAAGGCCAGGGACATCCTGACCGGAGAACACGCGGTGGGCCGGGTCATCGCCCGGCCGTTCACCGGGACTACCGGCAATTATCAGAGGGTGGGCGGGCACCGGAAAGACTTTTCCCTGAAACCTTTCAAATCCACGGTACTGGACTGGGTCAAGAAAAGCGGCCTGCAGGTGATGGGGGTGGGCAAGATCAACGACCTGTTCGCTGGCCAGGGATTGACTCAAAGCATTCACACCGATGACAACCGGGACGGCATGGAAAAGATCCTCAAAGCCCTGTCCGGTCTCAAGCACGGCCTGCTGATGGCCAACCTGGTGGACTTTGACATGAGCTGGGGACACCGCAATGATGTCCTGGGTTTCTACAAAGGCCTGCAGGACTTCGACGCCTGGCTGCCGGAACTGCTGAAGGTCATGACCGGAGACGATCTGCTATTGATCACCGCCGACCACGGCAACGACCCCACCACTCCGTCCACCGACCACTCCCGGGAATATACGCCCCTGCTGGCCTACAGCCCGGGGATCAAAGCCGGGGTCGACCTGGGAACCAGAAAGAGCTTTGCCGACATCGCGGCCACCCTGGCGGAGATCTTCGGAATCGATGGAACCGGACAGGGAACAAGTTTCTGGCCGGAGATTATTTTTTGA
- a CDS encoding Ig-like domain-containing protein codes for MKKALYILTAVLLIGVVITGCGKKDNPFEPSTDSFNATQAMESKGPKVIDISTLDGDNTLFQNPAYDEIGILFDADMNAGTINTTNILLQDVESPTTAIPYTVTYNVGTKKAIIKATSWDDDLSYMVTVTTNVRDIHGHALDGNGNDFIDPQDSKKTQFWGNNSAVAWVDVTPPTITVADPTNERIYFSLTDSIEINIFDNDSVDAATLTASAFELTTASGQVVSLGAITVIDDFAPTWYIVRFHPTLTTATDYFLTVKTTIKDMKGNSLDGNGNGLAENEALDRERVKFRTYDPRNGGVPSSSNLRVINTFFDDWDGTRFRSMYIQFNRKMNAAYLNSNYIKIYNDANYEQYVPGTITIMPDTMLVRYTLENFDGAGTIWVSRQVRDTSGLMLDENNNGIPGEAAYVTSVGTYKPADDLWKNASYSSGFRTILFYDMVESGNIGWSTRGTTPQLWHRSTLFASQNPSGFGGNYLWHCGVDADTSYLYNPIAEVHDTLVMPIIDLTWYGNASLSYDRYVQIEGAVDRMRTIYSYRLADGTWSGWATWVIYGNTGWGNSGNMSFPVTGTQVKVAFAFDTDAITNTADGAFLDRIQVLAW; via the coding sequence ATGAAAAAAGCCTTATATATTCTTACTGCCGTCCTGTTGATCGGTGTCGTAATTACCGGTTGCGGTAAAAAGGATAATCCCTTTGAGCCGAGCACCGACAGCTTTAACGCCACTCAGGCCATGGAATCCAAAGGCCCCAAGGTCATTGATATCAGCACGCTGGACGGTGATAACACCCTGTTCCAGAACCCGGCCTACGACGAGATCGGCATCCTGTTCGACGCCGACATGAACGCCGGCACCATCAATACCACAAATATCCTGCTGCAGGACGTGGAATCTCCCACTACTGCCATCCCCTATACCGTGACCTACAACGTGGGCACCAAAAAGGCTATCATCAAAGCCACCAGCTGGGATGACGACCTGAGCTACATGGTAACGGTGACAACCAATGTCCGGGACATTCACGGTCACGCTTTGGACGGCAACGGCAACGATTTTATTGACCCACAGGACAGCAAAAAGACCCAGTTCTGGGGCAACAACTCCGCGGTGGCTTGGGTTGACGTAACCCCCCCCACCATCACCGTCGCTGATCCCACCAACGAGAGGATCTATTTCAGCCTGACCGATTCCATCGAGATCAACATATTTGACAACGACAGCGTGGATGCCGCCACCCTTACCGCTTCGGCCTTTGAACTGACAACAGCCAGCGGCCAGGTGGTCAGCTTGGGAGCAATTACAGTCATCGATGATTTTGCCCCCACCTGGTACATCGTCAGGTTCCATCCCACTCTTACAACGGCCACCGATTACTTCCTGACGGTCAAGACCACCATCAAGGACATGAAAGGCAACAGCCTTGACGGCAATGGCAACGGCTTAGCCGAGAATGAAGCCTTGGACCGTGAGAGGGTCAAGTTCCGGACCTACGATCCCCGCAACGGCGGTGTCCCCAGTTCCAGCAACCTCAGGGTCATCAACACATTTTTTGACGATTGGGACGGAACCCGTTTTCGTTCCATGTACATCCAGTTCAACCGCAAGATGAACGCTGCCTACCTGAATTCAAATTACATCAAGATCTACAACGACGCCAACTACGAGCAATACGTTCCCGGCACCATCACCATCATGCCTGACACCATGCTGGTCCGCTATACCCTGGAGAATTTCGACGGCGCCGGGACCATCTGGGTCAGCCGCCAGGTTCGGGATACATCCGGATTGATGCTGGACGAGAACAACAACGGCATCCCCGGCGAGGCCGCCTATGTCACCAGTGTGGGGACTTACAAGCCGGCCGATGACCTTTGGAAGAATGCCAGCTATTCCAGCGGTTTCCGGACCATCCTGTTCTACGACATGGTGGAAAGCGGCAACATCGGCTGGAGCACCCGGGGTACCACTCCCCAGCTGTGGCACAGGTCAACATTGTTTGCCAGCCAGAACCCCAGCGGGTTCGGTGGAAATTACCTCTGGCATTGCGGTGTTGATGCCGATACCAGCTACCTGTATAATCCCATCGCAGAGGTTCACGACACACTGGTAATGCCAATCATAGACCTGACCTGGTATGGCAACGCCAGCCTTTCCTACGACCGTTATGTTCAAATCGAAGGCGCAGTCGACAGGATGAGAACCATTTATTCCTACCGGCTGGCTGACGGCACATGGTCTGGATGGGCTACTTGGGTCATTTACGGCAACACTGGTTGGGGTAATTCAGGCAACATGAGCTTCCCGGTGACCGGAACCCAGGTTAAGGTGGCCTTCGCATTTGACACCGATGCGATCACCAATACCGCCGACGGCGCATTCCTGGACAGGATACAAGTCCTGGCCTGGTAG